One bacterium genomic window, ATAGAACAGGCGGTCAAAGACCTGCTGCTGGCCATCGGCGAAGACCCCCGGCGGGAGGGCCTGCTGGACACGCCCTGCCGGGTGGCCCGGATGTACGAGGAGGTTCTGTCGGGCATGTCGGCCGATCCCATCGACGAGCTGAAGGTCTACACCGCCAAGAACGAGGACGAGATGATCCTGGTCAAGGACATCACCTTCCATTCGCTCTGCGAACACCACCTGCTGCCGTTCTTCGGCCGGGTCCACATCGCCTACATTCCTCGCAACAACAAGATCACCGGGTTCTCCAGTCTGGTGAAGGTGGTGGAGGTCATGTCCAAGAGGCTGCAGCTGCAGGAGCGGCTGGCCGCGGACATCGCCGATCTGCTGATGAAGAAACTGAAACCATTGGGCGTATTGGTCGTGGTGGAAGCGGAGCATCTGTGCCTGACCATGCGGGGGGTGAAGAAGCCAGGATCTTCAGTGGTCACCTCGGCCATCCGGGGCGGCATGAAGCGGGAGTCCACCAGGCTGGAGGCGCTGTCGCTGATCAAGGGGCGGGGATAAACTGCCCACTAAAAATCACGAAAAAACCTAAAACATAAAGCTTAAGGCTATAAGCTTTATGCTTGCAGATTGGCAGACAATAGATGATCTGGCAGTGCGGCAAATACAAACTTGACGTAAGTCACAAGCCCCTGGTGATGGGCATCCTCAACGTCACGCCGGATTCCTTCTCCGACGGCGGCAGATATCTTGATCCCAAGACCGCGGTGGAACAGGGTCTGCGGATGGCCGAAGAGGGCGCCGACATCATAGACATCGGCGGGGAGTCCACCCGGCCGGGGGCCCAAAAGATCTCTTTGGACGAGGAACTGCAGAGGGTGCTGCCGGTCATAGAACAACTGGCGGCGAAATTGAAACTGCCGGTCTCGATAGACACCTACAAATCCCGGGTGGCCAAAGCGGCGCTGGAGGCCGGGGCCTCCATAGTCAACGACATCTCCGGACTCAACTTTGATCCCGAAATGGCCCGCACCGTATCCGCCGCCAAGGCAGGCCTGGTGCTGATGCACATCAAAGGCACGCCGGAGAACATGCAGTCAGGCCCGAAGTATGATGATCTGCTGGCCGAGGTGGGGTCCTATCTTAAATCCTCAATAAAGACCGCGGCGGAAGCCGGGATAATGCTCGAAGCAATAGCCCTTGATCCGGGGATCGGTTTCGGCAAGACCGTGGAACACAACCTGAGCTTGATCAAGAACCTGGAATATTTCAAGGGATTCAATTGCCCTCTGGTGGTGGGCGTTTCCCGCAAATCATTCATCGGCAAACTTAACCATGACATTCCGGCTGATCAGCGCCAGCCCGGCAGCCTGGCGGCCGCCCTGCTGGCCGTTCAGAACGGGGCTTCGGTGATCCGCTGCCACGATGTAAAAGAAACAGTCCAGGCCCTTATCGTCTATCAAGCCGTAAAGAATATATGATCGAAAGATTTAATTTCACCTACCATTTGCCGGGGGCCCTGTCATTCCTGACGGTGCGGCCTTTGGACATCCTGGACATCCTGCTGGTATCCTACATCATCTTCCGGATATTCCACCTGATGAAGGGAACCCGGGCCATACAGATGCTGTTCGGGGTGATGGTGCTGGTGGTGATCGGGATAGCGGCCCAGCTGTACAGCCTGCCCGGCACCGGCTGGTTCATGGACTCATTGAAGTCCCTGTGGGTGGTGGCCTTCGTCATCCTGTTCCAGCCCGAGATCCGCAACGCCCTGACCCAGCTGGGGCGCAACCGCTTTCTGGGTATCTTCCTCAAGGGCGAGGCCAAGGCCATTGACGAAGTGGCCCGGGCCTGCAAGACCCTTTCCCAGCGCGGTTTCGGGGCCATCATCGTCTTCGAGAAGAACGACGGGCTTAAGAATTTCAGCGACACCGGCACCGAGATCGGGGCCAAGGTCTCCGAGCCCCTGCTGATGTCCCTGTTCGTCCCCGGGGGGCCCCTGCACGACGGGGCGGTGATCATCCGGGGCGACATGATCATCTCGGCCGGCTGTACCCTCCCGGTGTCCCAGGATCCGGAGATAACCGCCAGCTACGGGATGCGGCACCGGGCGGCCCACGGCCTGACCCTGGAGACCGATGCGGTGGCGGTGGTGGTGTCGGAGGAGAACCAGGCCATCTCGCTGTGCCGCTACGGCCGGCTGGTAAAATTAGCCGATGCCGCCGAGCTTAAAAAGGCGCTGACCCGGTCCCTGCATGCCAAGGTGGAGGCCGTTCCCGAGCAGCCGGCCCAGAGCTACCAGGGGACCTGACCGGAAAACTCAAAAATAAAACAGCAAAAATAAAATAATACGGACACAATTACAGCAAGGAGCATCAGTTAAATGCAAAAGGAAACCAAGATCAGGCTGCTAACCGGGCTGGGCGTGTTTTTGACGGCTTTCATCATATACGTCAAGACCATGGCCGCCACCACCTCGTTCTGGGACTGCGGGGAGTTCATCGCCATCTCCAACATCCTGGGCATCCCCCATCCCCCGGGATATCCCCTCTACGCGGTGATCGGACGGACCACCATCCTGATGTTCCAGTTCCTGCCGGAGATCGCGGCCCGGATCAACCTGCTCTCGCCGCTGTTCTCGGCCGCCACGGTGGCCTTCGTCTATCTTTTGACGGTCAAG contains:
- the folP gene encoding dihydropteroate synthase, translated to MIWQCGKYKLDVSHKPLVMGILNVTPDSFSDGGRYLDPKTAVEQGLRMAEEGADIIDIGGESTRPGAQKISLDEELQRVLPVIEQLAAKLKLPVSIDTYKSRVAKAALEAGASIVNDISGLNFDPEMARTVSAAKAGLVLMHIKGTPENMQSGPKYDDLLAEVGSYLKSSIKTAAEAGIMLEAIALDPGIGFGKTVEHNLSLIKNLEYFKGFNCPLVVGVSRKSFIGKLNHDIPADQRQPGSLAAALLAVQNGASVIRCHDVKETVQALIVYQAVKNI
- the folE gene encoding GTP cyclohydrolase I FolE, which codes for MAKPKVKIKAPDGPKIEQAVKDLLLAIGEDPRREGLLDTPCRVARMYEEVLSGMSADPIDELKVYTAKNEDEMILVKDITFHSLCEHHLLPFFGRVHIAYIPRNNKITGFSSLVKVVEVMSKRLQLQERLAADIADLLMKKLKPLGVLVVVEAEHLCLTMRGVKKPGSSVVTSAIRGGMKRESTRLEALSLIKGRG
- the cdaA gene encoding diadenylate cyclase CdaA, which codes for MIERFNFTYHLPGALSFLTVRPLDILDILLVSYIIFRIFHLMKGTRAIQMLFGVMVLVVIGIAAQLYSLPGTGWFMDSLKSLWVVAFVILFQPEIRNALTQLGRNRFLGIFLKGEAKAIDEVARACKTLSQRGFGAIIVFEKNDGLKNFSDTGTEIGAKVSEPLLMSLFVPGGPLHDGAVIIRGDMIISAGCTLPVSQDPEITASYGMRHRAAHGLTLETDAVAVVVSEENQAISLCRYGRLVKLADAAELKKALTRSLHAKVEAVPEQPAQSYQGT